The following proteins are encoded in a genomic region of Vicugna pacos chromosome 16, VicPac4, whole genome shotgun sequence:
- the SOCS3 gene encoding suppressor of cytokine signaling 3 yields the protein MVTHSKFPAAGMSRPLDTSLRLKTFSSKSEYQLVVNAVRKLQESGFYWSAVTGGEANLLLSAEPAGTFLIRDSSDQRHFFTLSVKTQSGTKNLRIQCEGGSFSLQSDPRSTQPVPRFDCVLKLVHHYMPPSGAPSFSPLPEPSSSPSSDVPEQPPAQPLPGSPPRRAYYIYSGGEKIPLVLSRPLSSNVATLQHLCRKTVNGHLDSYEKVTQLPGPIREFLDQYDAPL from the coding sequence ATGGTCACCCACAGCAAGTTTCCCGCCGCCGGGATGAGCCGCCCCCTGGACACCAGCCTGCGCCTCAAGACCTTCAGCTCCAAGAGCGAGTACCAGTTGGTGGTGAACGCAGTGCGCAAGCTGCAGGAGAGCGGCTTCTACTGGAGCGCCGTGACAGGCGGCGAGGCGAACCTGCTGCTCAGCGCCGAGCCTGCCGGCACCTTCCTCATCCGCGACAGTTCGGACCAGCGCCACTTCTTCACGCTCAGCGTCAAGACCCAGTCGGGGACCAAGAACCTGCGCATCCAGTGCGAGGGGGGCAGCTTCTCGCTGCAGAGCGACCCCCGGAGCACGCAGCCCGTGCCCCGCTTCGACTGCGTGCTGAAACTGGTGCATCACTACATGCCGCCCTCCGGCGCCCCCTCCTTCTCGCCCCTGCCTgaaccctcctcctccccctcctccgacGTGCCCGAGcagccgcccgcccagcccctccCGGGGAGTCCCCCTAGGAGAGCCTATTACATCTATTCGGGGGGCGAGAAGATCCCTCTGGTGTTGAGCCGGCCCCTATCCTCCAATGTGGCGACTCTCCAACATCTCTGTCGGAAGACGGTCAACGGCCATCTGGACTCCTATGAGAAAGTCACCCAGCTGCCTGGGCCCATTCGGGAGTTCCTGGACCAGTACGATGCCCCGCTTTAA